The sequence below is a genomic window from Candidatus Brocadiia bacterium.
GGACTGTCTGGCCGGATCACCACAGCATTTCTCGGCATTACCCAAAATGGCGAAATCAACTCCGGCCGCCTTAAGCAGTTTCACCAAAGCCGTAGCCACTTTGGTGTTACGATCATCCGTCGCCCCAGCACAACCAACCCAGAGCAAAACGTCGCATTTTTCGCCGGCATTAAGTATTTTTACATCCAGCCCCTTACACCAGTCACTCCTTTTCTCCCAACCTACCGGCCAGGGATTACCATTAACCTCTATATTCTTAAACATTGATTTAAGTTCAGCCGGAAAATTGCTTTCCGCCAGAACCAGGTTACGCCTGAGCTCAACTACTTTGTCTGTATGCTCTATAAAAACCGGGCAATTAGATTGGCAATAATGACAGGTGGTGCAAGCCCAGATTTCATCCGAAGTCACCGTTTTATCCAATAACGGCTCTGGCTCCTTAACAACTTTTGAACCGGTCAGCTTGACCTGCCGGTTAAGTTCATTCTTTAAATCAAGTACCAGCTTTTTAGGCTTGAGTGGCTTTTGACTAAGATTAGTCGGGCATCCTGTATCGCACCGTCCGCAGCGAGTGCAAGCATCAAGGTCCAGAAGATGCTTCCATGAAAAATCATTAATCTTGGCCACACCGAACTTCTCGGTATTCTCCAAGTCAATGTGCTTAAATTGCCCTTTTGGTGTTAACTTACTCAAGAATATATTAGCCGGGGCCGTAAACACGTGGAATATCTTACTATAAGGGAAATAAGCAATAAATACTAACACAAGCGTCGAGTGAACAAACCACAATATCGGGTGCCAGGTCAAGGCATCCTTATGCAAACCAATGAAGTCGAATAATTCACCTGAGACTAACCCTATAGGCGACCAATAACGAAACCATACCTGTCCGGGTATCTCAGTCATCTCCATCCGAAAACCCTGAAGCACAAACCCGGTCGCGGCTATAACTAACAACAATAAAATAATGAATAAATCATCAAATTTCTGAGCCATGTTTGCGGCCCAGAGCTCCGGCGGCCTAAGCACATAACGCCTGAATAAAGCCATCATAAGACCGGCTACCAGTCCGACTCCGGCTAAATCCATCACCAGCGAAAACCCCTGGTAAAACGGTCCTTTCAGAAAGATTATGCCCAGATCGGCCTGGACCAATACCAGCAGCGTGCCGATATAAAGAACCGCCAGTCCATAAAATATTCCCGAATGCATTATGGCCTGATAAATTCTCTTAAGAATACGATACTGGAACCCAGCAAAAATAACTAACCGCCAGAAACGGGTTATCAAATTATCTAACCTGTTTTCCTTATCGCCCAGACGCCAAAGCCTGATACGCCAGAAAATCCCAATCATGAATACAACAACCGCAACGGCGAACAAAGCGTAATGGATTCCAACCAGTATTTTAGGTATGTTCCAATATATTTCTCGTGATGCTATCATGGCTTAGTCCTTTCCAGACTTAAGTGATATTTTGTGCATAAATTATAATATTCATAATATCCTGTCAAGATATGCAATGTGAATCCTATCACTAATAGAAATATGCATATGGCTTGACAACCAGATTCTAATCTGCTTTATCTTCTTGCTTATTATATGGTTATCATCAAGATTGGTCTGATTTTCCTGCTGATTATCCTGTTTCTCAGGCTAAAAATAACATTCAGCATTGCCATACTCATTACCGGCCTGGTGCTGGGGCTGGGATTTAACCTGGAGCTGGCCAAAATCGGCCAAGCCGCACTGGGAACAGTCATCAGCCCAGAAACTATTTCTCTGGCTGGAATTGTCGGCATCATACTGGTATTATCCGAACTGCTCCAAGCCTCGGGGCAGTTAAACGCCCTGAGCCGGCTTATTATTGAAACATTCGGTATGCGTCGTTATACCTATACCATCCTGCCGGCATTAATCGGACTTCTACCCATGCCCGGCGGCGCCCTGTTCTCCGCGCCGCTTCTGGATAATGTAGCCGAAGAATTCGTCCCGGCGCACAAGAAAACACTGATAAATTACTGGTTCCGCCATATCTGGGAATACTTCTGGCCGCTATACCCCGGATTGGTATTGGCTGCCGGTTTATATAAAATAGAACTCTACACCCTGGCCTTGTTCCAGTCGCCCATGACCCTAGTTTCTATAATTACCGGCATCATTTTTATATTTCCGCATATAAAAACACCACCATCAACAAATAATCAGAAACTCCATATTAAAGAGTTATTCAGAATCATTTACCTGATCCTACCCATTATTATCATCATCACCCTGTTCCTATTCCGGTTACCCATGCTTATATGCCTGCTAATCGGGCTAAGCTGGGTTATCGTTAATATCCTGATATTCAAGCAGTTATCACTATCGGCGATATTAAAAATAACCTTCCTGAAAAAGCACATTTACCAAATGATGATTATTGTCCTAAGCATATTGGCTTTCACCGGCATATTACAGGTCAGTACACTAACCAACGACCTGGCTCAATTTTTCCATCAAGGCGACGGCTCAATACCGATGTCTGTGGTACTGCTTTCGATAGTATTCATGCCTTTTATCGTTGGAATGCTGACCGGAATGACCATGGCGTTTGTCGGTGTGACTTTCCCTATACTATTCTCCAGTATCCTACCTCCGGGTGCGCCGATGATGCCTTACATGATGCTGGCTTATGTGTCCGGATTCAGCGGAGTGATGCTTTCGCCTCTGCACCTGTGCCTAATACTTACCAACCAGTATTACGGTTCCACCCTGTCCAAAGTCTATCGCTATCTCATTCCCATCGTCCTAACCGTGCTGACCAGCTCATTCGTGGTATTCTGGCTTTACCTATCCCTGATGCATAAATAAGACTTAGACTTTAGTTTCTCTAAGAAATTTAGCACTGGCTTCAGGCAAAGCCACATTGATGAACATCCCCGATCCCAGCTCAAACCCAGCGGTCTGGCTAACTCGAGGTACCAGGCTGATATACCAGTGGAAATAATCGCTCCCTTTCTCTTCTGTCGGGATAGAACGTATTGAATAATTAAAATCTGGATTATCCAGCCCACGATATAACTTAGCTAACGTTGTCTTGAGATTTACGGCCAGGTCATTTATTTCCAGATCGTTAATTTCCGCGAATGAAGACATATGCCGCTTGGGAAAAATCCAGATATGGAACGGCGAAAGCGCCGCATAAGGAACCATAGCAACGAAGCTTTCCGTTCCTAAAATAATCCGTTCCTTAACCTTAAGTTCCTCACTCAAGGTATGACAGAATATACACTCTCCGGTATCGTCAAAATAGGTCGTCGCCTCGTCCATCCGGTGCCTGACCTGGGGCGGCACAATCGGCGTGGCAACCAACTGCGAGTGTGGATGCTCCAAAGAAGTACCGGCTGACGGCCCATGGTTCTTGAATATGATAATTGATTCTATGCGCTTATCTTTCTGGATTGCCAGGTAACGCTCCTTGTAAGCGCGGATGATATTAGCCACCTCGTCATCAGACATCAATGCCATTAAGGCATTATGTTTGGGGTGCTCGATAATAACCTCGTGAATTCCGACGCCGTTCATCGAACGGTAAATACCGTTCATCTTACGGGTTCTCTCTCCCTCAGGCGTTAATGCCGCAAACTTGTTGTATACCACCCGCACTTTCCAGTTCTTGCCCGTACCTCCGATTCGAAACATCTCAGGCGGCGTCTTATCCTCAGATCCCGGGCAAAACGGGCACTTGTCGTTGAACTCCGGCAACGGCTTAACATCTTTGTGTTTGACAAAATCTTCCGGGCGCTTAGCCCGCTCCGTGGCAATAATGACCCAGTCGCGTGATATGAGGTTCTGTCTTAATTCTGGCATGTTTTGGCCCTCCATTTCAATTGACTACAAAAGCAGAACTACTGCCTCCATAGCATTGATTATATTATACTTCTGCTTTCTTAAAAAACAAGTAAAATAGCGTACCAGCAATAACATACAATCCAGCCGCAATAAAGAACGCTGTTGTATAATTACCATTAAGAACCCGACCGAATATCACCGCCGAACCAGCCCAGGCAATGCTGGTAGTAGTGGCAAAAAGCGCAGCCAGGATACCCTGCAACTCGGGCGGACAAAGCCCCAGGTAAAAAGAGCTCAACACCGGCCCGGTCATGTTCATCAGGACAATCCGGAATATGAACGCCGTTACGGCTATTTCGATATGCCCAGTCAGAGCCAACACTATCATAAACGGAATAGATGCCAGCCGGGTAAACGCTACGGTTCGTACCTTACCTACCCTGTCGGCCATCACCGGAGCTAAGATAATAGCAAAAACCATAGCCACCCCCTGAGCCGACATATAAACACCGATTGACTGGTCCGACGACCCGAAGGTATCTTTGAAATACAGGTTCATGAACTGGACTATCAGTCCAGCCCCAACGGCAATAAGGAACTCGGGTAAGACCGCCTTGAGCACCAATCCCCGATTCTGCTTCAGAATCGGCCAGAATGCCGGCCGCGCCTCATCCGCCTTACAAACCGGTTCAGATAACCGGATAAATAACAGTGGCATCACTCCGATCAAGGCAATACCCAATCCAATCAAAAGCGTGTACTGGTACGACTGGATTGTTGGAATACCGTTGTTGGCAATAAATCCTTTAATCAGTCCGCCCAGCGTATTACCCAATATCGCGGCGACTGTGCCGATGACCGCAGATATACTAAAAACATATGTCCGCTCTGCAGTCGAAGAATTACATATAATGAACGGCCCAGTAACAATACCGTTTAAAGTGGAAAAAGCCACGGCCACAATGATACATCCGAATAAGGTATTCGGCTGGACGACCAATATCACGCCTATCTGGGCAAATCCGTAAAGAATCTGGGATAGAATCAGCAGTATTTTATGGTTATACCGCCCGGCCAAGTATCCGGCCGGTAAGGCCACTACAGCCGTGGTAATATGGCTCAACGCCAGAACATAACCGATGAACGCCTTATCACGTCCGGCTTCCTGAAGATAGAGGTTAAACAACAACCCAATGAAGGTCATCCCCAACCCGATGAAAAACTGGCTGAGAATCAACAACCGAACATTCCGGCTGAACATCCGAATACGCTCCAGATAATCACTGCCGAAACGATTAATGGTAAAAAATAATTGCTCCATATACGAAACCACAGATACATACCGATTAACTGCGTCTATCTGTGTTCAAACTATCCAACCGCCGCCTAAAACGATATCACCATCATAAAATACCGCTGCCTGGCCCGGGGTTATGGCCAGCTGAGGTTCCTTAAACTTTATCTCGACCTGATTAGGCGCTATAACTTTAATCCGCGCCTCGGCCTGCTTATGCAAGTATCTTATCTTGACCTCAGCTTCAAACGGCTTCTTGTTCTTTGGTTCAGACATAGACACCCAATTGAGCTGACTGGCTAAACATTTATCCGACATCGCATCCTCTTTGTCGCCCAAGACCACCCGATTATACCTGGCGTCAATTTTAGTCACATAAACCGGCTTGCCCAGCGCCACCTTCAACCCACGCCGCTGGCCTATCGTATATAATTGGTAACCCTGATGCCGACCCAGCACTTTACCGGACTTATCAACGATATTACCAGACCAAAGGCTATCGGGAATTCTCTGCCTGAGAAGTGTTTCATAACCCGATGTCGGCACAAAGCAAACATCCTGGCTTTCCGGCTTGTCCTTGACCGGCAAATCAAGCTTATGCGCTATTTTCCTAACCTCGGGCTTGGTCAACTCACCCAGCGGGAACATCACCCGTGACAACTGCACCTGGGTCAGCGCAAACAATACATACGATTGGTCCTTATTTATATCCACTCCCTTACGCAGAACAACTCTTTGCGTCCGCTGTGATGAAATTATTCGCGCATAGTGTCCGGTAGCGATATGCTCGGCTCCAAGTTTGTCGGCGTATTCCATCAGCTTACCGAACTTGAGTAATTGGTTGCACCGAATGCAGGGATTAGGCGTGCGGCCGCGGTCGTATTCATCCACGAAATACCTTATTAATTCCTCAAAATCCTGCTTGAAGTCCAGAATAGAAAACTTGATATCCAGCTTATCGGCCACTTTACGAGCGTCCTGGGCGTCAAAAATACTGCAACAAGCCTTACGCTTGGGCGCCATCTTCTCCAAACAAGTGCCCAGGCTCATGAATAAACCTGTTACATCGTAACCCTGTTCCTTAAGCAGATAAGCGGCCACGCTGGAATCAACTCCTCCACTCATAGCCACAACTACTTTTTTAGACATAATATCTCACCACAAAGTTCACAAAAAGCACAAAGGAAATATGGTATTTTCTTTCTTCGTGACCTTTGTGTCCTTTGTGGTTAAAGCGCTACTTCTTCTCCTCTTTCTTAGGCGGATTATTGATGCGCTCAATAGCCCAGGCTATCTTTCCTTTAACAAAAGGATGAGTCTCAGTTTCTTTCATTTTATACAATCTACTTAATAAGCCGCTTTGAATAGATTTCATTCCGCCATTGCGCATAGTATCAATCCTGGCATACATAAGTTCCCCCGCCGCTTCTACAGCAAACCCTCTCATTGCCCAATCTTTATTAGAAAGTTGATTAGTAAGTTCTTCATTAATAGCTACAATATCATTGATTCTCCCCAGCGCCTCTATGGCGTGGGCCGAGGCCGGGAATTTATTCTGCTTAACTACTTCCAGAAGCGGTTTGACCGACGGCTCGCCTATCTGTATCAGGGATAGCTCGGCCGGGTAACGCACCCAAAAATACGGGTCGTCCAGCAGTTTAACCAGTTCCGTCACGGCCCGGGCATCGCCGATTCTGCCCAGCGCCACAGCAAAGTTCTTCCGCATCCACTCGTTCTCGGAGAAATCCTTGAGCTTGACCACCTCTAACATAGCCGGCACGGCCTTGGGGTCTTTCAATGTTCCCAGCACCCGGCAGACGTTGTTGACGATATCCTTGTTCTGGAGCAACGGAATAATCGCCTCGGTGGCCCGCTGGTCGCCTATCTGCCCCAGTAATGCCATGGCCGTATTGCGCAATGGTTCGTTGGCCGACTTCAGGCAGTTCATCAGAACCGGTACGGCCGCCTTGCCCTGTCCGGTGATAAAATCAGACGCCCACTGGTATGCGTAACTATCGCTGGTTATCAGCTTAGGAATGGCGTAATAGAGTCCGGGCCGGCCCAGTTTCCGGAACCTGTCCCGCGCCACGCTGGATTTGTCCCAGTGCGCGCCCTGCTCCTTGACACATTCCTGCCAAAGCTTGTCCATCTCTTCAGGCGTCAGGGTATTAACCTTGACCTGCTCCTCCACGGCCTTGTAGCCGGGCAGTGATTTAATGTTGCTCAGCCGGTTATCATCCCGAAGCATAGCCGCATTGGCATATCCATTTTGGGCGGCCTGGCTCAGGCAACCCAAAGCCTTGGCCGGATCCATCGGAGCCCAGAATGTGGCTTGTTCATAAATAATTTCCGGCTCAGCCGGGTCTGTAGCGGACAAAACATCAAGTTGCTTTATAACCTCCTGATCACCGTCACCGTATTCGGCGCTCCGGGCCCGGATGGCTGTCAACTCTGCCGTATGTATGTTTGGTAAAACAGGCGGCACCTCTTCAGTGGCTGCTTTTTTATCTTCGGCTGGCTTGATAACCGGCGGAAACTCGCGCCTGGGCCAGTTGGCCAGCAGCGATTCCGGCATCTTTTCCCGCTCCTTCTCAAACACCGGACCGTCTATGCCGGCGCACCAGGAGGTGGCATTGTCAAAGCTCCGGCCGCTGTACCAGGCGCCCGGCGTCATTTGCTTAGGCATAACCGTATCGTATTCGCCCTTGCCCAGATTAAGCAGTATACCAATGCCGCCGCAGTCGCGGTCCGCATAGGAACTGGGTACGCTGTAGCCCTCGAACCGAGCTGAACCGGATTTCTTGAGCAGAAATCCGCAGCCGTTCTGGTTACCGGCCGCCAGGCGGTTCCAGTCCCGACTTGTGTTGAATAAATCCGTGCCGCCGCCGTCTATCAGCCAGGCCGGCGAAAAGTCCCAGCCCACAGCCGGACCTATCTTGTGTCCGTAATACTTGTCATCACCAGTGCGGTCTATCATGCAGGCCGCGGCCAGGTGTATGGCCGCGCCCATGGTGTAGCCGTCGTAGTCGCCGCCCAGGTATTCCTTCTTTTCGGCCGCCTTCTTGGCTTGTTCCTCAGTCAGCTTAGGCGGATTAACACCGGTCTTGTAGGTATCGTTGCCGGCGTCATCCACCAGAATCCCTAATCCGAACCAGTAACTGCCGCCCAGCCCGAACTGATTATCCAAAAAGTATGAATCGTCCCCGGCGTTATCCAGCAGGATCCCGATGCCGCCGGAACAGCCCGGTCTGATGCCGTATCCGAATCCCTGAGACATGGCGATGAACGAACCGCGCGGACGCTGGGGATAGTCCTCGTATCTGCCGCCGGCGTAATAGTTATCATTGCCGGAACGGTCCAGAACCAGCCCGATGCCGGCCGGGCCGCCGAATCCCTGGGCGCCGAAGGTGGCCGAGTATTTATCGTCGCCGGAGTCGTCTATCAGCGCGCCGATGCCGAACGACGCCGCGCCCTGGCAGGTATCCAAGCCTTTATATGTGTCATTGCCTTTGCCGGTCCTGAGCAGAACACCCACGCCTAAGTGGGCCGCGCCCTGGGACCAATCACCTGCTGTAAAAGTATTATTACCATCGCCATCAACCACCAGAATGCCTATGCCGGCCAGAGCGCTGCCCTGGCAGAAGGCAATCCGGTCATTACCCGGTTCCAATTTATCTGATTCATCCTTGGGTTGATTTTCCTTTCCGCCAGAGGCGGATCCGCCTTCGGCGGACATCCGGGCTATGAACCGGTTATTGCCGCCCAGATCTATGCAGACAGCAACGGGCGGTTGGGTCCGTCCGTCCGTGCCTCCAGCCCGACAGGTGTAAAGGTCGTCCCCGCCTAGGTCTATGATAAGCGAGAAATCCGCGTGGTATTCATTCGGGCCTGAACCACCCACAATCACCTCTCCTACTTCAGTATTGGCATAGAATAAGATATTGCCCTTGACCTTAGAGTCATCCAGACTAAACTCTTGGGGCGAAACACCCACTACGGGCTTAATAGATTTAAATTTAGGTATGGTAACATCAACTGCTCCGGCCATAAAAATAGATGCTCCCATAAGATATGTTTGGGAAATAGATTCGTATTCCTGATAGACATCAAAACTATCACCGTGTTCTTGCAAATTCTTCTTACCCTCATCTGACAAATTGGCAAATATCCTCTTAAACTCATCAGAAGTTTTAGACATATAACCTAATAAAGCTGATACCGGAGCTTTGATATCCGCAGGAAGATTCTTAACTTGTTCATATTTATTAGTACCCTTCATCACCATCAAAGAATATGCCTGCTCATCAGTAAGTCGTTGCGCAAATACAGGCACATCAAAATCCATATCAATCTCCTTGACCATACTCGTTACAAAAGTTTCTAACCGCTGATTTGGGCTTGATAACTTCCGTGCCAAATCATCGGTATAGAACGGAACGTCAAGCGGGTTAGCCATCAGGCGGTCTATGGCCTTGAGCCTGTAAGGCATTCCGGGGTCGGTATTCTTTTTATAGAGCAGGTCCTGAGGCGTCATCTTGATGCATCTCAGGGCGTCCCTGAGATACGTCAGCTCCACCGGCCCGAGTATCGGCTCAACCGGCGCTGATTGTTGAATCACTTCCTGCTTAACAGGTTCCCTGGCCTGTTTTTCCTTATCGCAACTGACAAGCATTCCTGCCGCTGTTATCAAACAGCCCGCCCATATAACCAACCTGTATTTCTTCATAAAATCCTCCTATATATAAAAAACACCCGATTCGCGATGCGCGTATCCCCTATCTCGTATCGCTTAGCCGGTAATACTATCATCACCGAACACCAAGTCAAGAGTAATGCATCAATCCATTCACTTTTCTTGATTCCTGAATAATTCAGTGTATAAGAACCTTATATGCCGTATCCGCATGTATTCATCAAACTGACCGACCCGGAGCGAAAAAGGATAAAAGAAGAATTACACCGCCTGGCCATAGCCAGCAAGTTAAGGGAACGACGACGGCTCCAGGTCATATACTTCTCCGACCAGAGCAATACGTATCAGGAAATCCAGGAATTGTTGAAAAAGGTCTCTTACCGTAGTATCAAAAACTGGGTTTCCATATATCGTAAGTCAGGCATAGATGGGTTAATCAAAGGTGCAAAATAGCCGCCGTATATGCCCATTTTACACCTCAGTCATACCCTATTTTGCCCCCTTCAGATGATGTCTTCCGCACAAAACTGCCCAGAACTAGGGTGGTACCCTACCCCTACACCCTCATTAACTGCGGAAGGGGGGAGTAGGTTCCGACCGACGGGGGGATGATGTCCGACACTCCACACCCAAGTTACCGACACTCTACACCCCAATTACCGACAATCTACACCCTGATTACCGACACTTTACCCCCCTGTTGCTAACAATCCACCCCCTAATTACCTACACTCTACCCCCTTGGTTCCAACCGTCTACCCCCTACTTGCCGACACTCTACCCTCTACCGACCAACAGTCCACCCCCTTGTTTCTGACAGTCCACCCCCTGATGTCAAAGACTCTACCCCCGGCAGAATAGGGAAAATGCGATTCGGCCTCTAAAAACCATAAATTTTATTCCCCAGGCGTGCCTTTTTATATCCCCATCTGAACGGACGGGCAGTAAACGGTAGGTTTTCCTCAGAAATGCCCCAAATAAAAAGGGGCGCTCCGGAAAGGGCGCCCCTTAATCAGTTCCTATGCGTTGTGTTTTACTTCTTGGCCATAGCCGGTGCCGGAGCTGGTGCCTGTGGCAGGCTTGGAATTATCCCGTCTATAGTGGTCAGGAGTTCCTTCAACTCGGCTACCGTGGTCTCGCCCATATGTGCGATGCGGAATGACCTATCCTTCAGTTTACCGTAGCCGGCCGATATCATAAAGCCCTTCTTGCCCAGCTC
It includes:
- a CDS encoding (Fe-S)-binding protein, producing the protein MIASREIYWNIPKILVGIHYALFAVAVVVFMIGIFWRIRLWRLGDKENRLDNLITRFWRLVIFAGFQYRILKRIYQAIMHSGIFYGLAVLYIGTLLVLVQADLGIIFLKGPFYQGFSLVMDLAGVGLVAGLMMALFRRYVLRPPELWAANMAQKFDDLFIILLLLVIAATGFVLQGFRMEMTEIPGQVWFRYWSPIGLVSGELFDFIGLHKDALTWHPILWFVHSTLVLVFIAYFPYSKIFHVFTAPANIFLSKLTPKGQFKHIDLENTEKFGVAKINDFSWKHLLDLDACTRCGRCDTGCPTNLSQKPLKPKKLVLDLKNELNRQVKLTGSKVVKEPEPLLDKTVTSDEIWACTTCHYCQSNCPVFIEHTDKVVELRRNLVLAESNFPAELKSMFKNIEVNGNPWPVGWEKRSDWCKGLDVKILNAGEKCDVLLWVGCAGATDDRNTKVATALVKLLKAAGVDFAILGNAEKCCGDPARQSGNEYLYQMRAMENIETLKGRKFNRILTYCPHCYHTIKNEYPQLDKSFGDINIIHHSQLLLDLVNNDQLKLKAGVADEVVYHDSCYLGRYNDIYCQPREVLLSAGVKLREMSRRKEGSFCCGAGGGRMWMEEKLGKRINQIRAKEAMDSISQGIIATACPYCLTMIGDGVKELSVESSSGNVRVLDIAEVLVSKI
- a CDS encoding DUF401 family protein, whose protein sequence is MVIIKIGLIFLLIILFLRLKITFSIAILITGLVLGLGFNLELAKIGQAALGTVISPETISLAGIVGIILVLSELLQASGQLNALSRLIIETFGMRRYTYTILPALIGLLPMPGGALFSAPLLDNVAEEFVPAHKKTLINYWFRHIWEYFWPLYPGLVLAAGLYKIELYTLALFQSPMTLVSIITGIIFIFPHIKTPPSTNNQKLHIKELFRIIYLILPIIIIITLFLFRLPMLICLLIGLSWVIVNILIFKQLSLSAILKITFLKKHIYQMMIIVLSILAFTGILQVSTLTNDLAQFFHQGDGSIPMSVVLLSIVFMPFIVGMLTGMTMAFVGVTFPILFSSILPPGAPMMPYMMLAYVSGFSGVMLSPLHLCLILTNQYYGSTLSKVYRYLIPIVLTVLTSSFVVFWLYLSLMHK
- the galT gene encoding galactose-1-phosphate uridylyltransferase — its product is MPELRQNLISRDWVIIATERAKRPEDFVKHKDVKPLPEFNDKCPFCPGSEDKTPPEMFRIGGTGKNWKVRVVYNKFAALTPEGERTRKMNGIYRSMNGVGIHEVIIEHPKHNALMALMSDDEVANIIRAYKERYLAIQKDKRIESIIIFKNHGPSAGTSLEHPHSQLVATPIVPPQVRHRMDEATTYFDDTGECIFCHTLSEELKVKERIILGTESFVAMVPYAALSPFHIWIFPKRHMSSFAEINDLEINDLAVNLKTTLAKLYRGLDNPDFNYSIRSIPTEEKGSDYFHWYISLVPRVSQTAGFELGSGMFINVALPEASAKFLRETKV
- a CDS encoding MFS transporter, translated to MEQLFFTINRFGSDYLERIRMFSRNVRLLILSQFFIGLGMTFIGLLFNLYLQEAGRDKAFIGYVLALSHITTAVVALPAGYLAGRYNHKILLILSQILYGFAQIGVILVVQPNTLFGCIIVAVAFSTLNGIVTGPFIICNSSTAERTYVFSISAVIGTVAAILGNTLGGLIKGFIANNGIPTIQSYQYTLLIGLGIALIGVMPLLFIRLSEPVCKADEARPAFWPILKQNRGLVLKAVLPEFLIAVGAGLIVQFMNLYFKDTFGSSDQSIGVYMSAQGVAMVFAIILAPVMADRVGKVRTVAFTRLASIPFMIVLALTGHIEIAVTAFIFRIVLMNMTGPVLSSFYLGLCPPELQGILAALFATTTSIAWAGSAVIFGRVLNGNYTTAFFIAAGLYVIAGTLFYLFFKKAEV
- the mnmA gene encoding tRNA 2-thiouridine(34) synthase MnmA, whose translation is MSKKVVVAMSGGVDSSVAAYLLKEQGYDVTGLFMSLGTCLEKMAPKRKACCSIFDAQDARKVADKLDIKFSILDFKQDFEELIRYFVDEYDRGRTPNPCIRCNQLLKFGKLMEYADKLGAEHIATGHYARIISSQRTQRVVLRKGVDINKDQSYVLFALTQVQLSRVMFPLGELTKPEVRKIAHKLDLPVKDKPESQDVCFVPTSGYETLLRQRIPDSLWSGNIVDKSGKVLGRHQGYQLYTIGQRRGLKVALGKPVYVTKIDARYNRVVLGDKEDAMSDKCLASQLNWVSMSEPKNKKPFEAEVKIRYLHKQAEARIKVIAPNQVEIKFKEPQLAITPGQAAVFYDGDIVLGGGWIV
- a CDS encoding HEAT repeat domain-containing protein, with amino-acid sequence MKKYRLVIWAGCLITAAGMLVSCDKEKQAREPVKQEVIQQSAPVEPILGPVELTYLRDALRCIKMTPQDLLYKKNTDPGMPYRLKAIDRLMANPLDVPFYTDDLARKLSSPNQRLETFVTSMVKEIDMDFDVPVFAQRLTDEQAYSLMVMKGTNKYEQVKNLPADIKAPVSALLGYMSKTSDEFKRIFANLSDEGKKNLQEHGDSFDVYQEYESISQTYLMGASIFMAGAVDVTIPKFKSIKPVVGVSPQEFSLDDSKVKGNILFYANTEVGEVIVGGSGPNEYHADFSLIIDLGGDDLYTCRAGGTDGRTQPPVAVCIDLGGNNRFIARMSAEGGSASGGKENQPKDESDKLEPGNDRIAFCQGSALAGIGILVVDGDGNNTFTAGDWSQGAAHLGVGVLLRTGKGNDTYKGLDTCQGAASFGIGALIDDSGDDKYSATFGAQGFGGPAGIGLVLDRSGNDNYYAGGRYEDYPQRPRGSFIAMSQGFGYGIRPGCSGGIGILLDNAGDDSYFLDNQFGLGGSYWFGLGILVDDAGNDTYKTGVNPPKLTEEQAKKAAEKKEYLGGDYDGYTMGAAIHLAAACMIDRTGDDKYYGHKIGPAVGWDFSPAWLIDGGGTDLFNTSRDWNRLAAGNQNGCGFLLKKSGSARFEGYSVPSSYADRDCGGIGILLNLGKGEYDTVMPKQMTPGAWYSGRSFDNATSWCAGIDGPVFEKEREKMPESLLANWPRREFPPVIKPAEDKKAATEEVPPVLPNIHTAELTAIRARSAEYGDGDQEVIKQLDVLSATDPAEPEIIYEQATFWAPMDPAKALGCLSQAAQNGYANAAMLRDDNRLSNIKSLPGYKAVEEQVKVNTLTPEEMDKLWQECVKEQGAHWDKSSVARDRFRKLGRPGLYYAIPKLITSDSYAYQWASDFITGQGKAAVPVLMNCLKSANEPLRNTAMALLGQIGDQRATEAIIPLLQNKDIVNNVCRVLGTLKDPKAVPAMLEVVKLKDFSENEWMRKNFAVALGRIGDARAVTELVKLLDDPYFWVRYPAELSLIQIGEPSVKPLLEVVKQNKFPASAHAIEALGRINDIVAINEELTNQLSNKDWAMRGFAVEAAGELMYARIDTMRNGGMKSIQSGLLSRLYKMKETETHPFVKGKIAWAIERINNPPKKEEKK
- a CDS encoding helix-turn-helix domain-containing protein; amino-acid sequence: MPYPHVFIKLTDPERKRIKEELHRLAIASKLRERRRLQVIYFSDQSNTYQEIQELLKKVSYRSIKNWVSIYRKSGIDGLIKGAK